Proteins from a single region of Cumulibacter manganitolerans:
- a CDS encoding polyprenyl synthetase family protein has translation MTAARPTPIDLDDVRGRVDAALDAQLAERAAHLAGLGDDLSAVGSALVGFCHGGKRLRPLFAYCGWRAAGGSGDDTAVVRAAASLELVQAAALVHDDIIDGSDSRRGKPSVHRAFEDVHRAGGYAGEPARHGIATAILIGDLALIWADAVLQDAGLDDAALLRARRELDLMRIEVMSGQYLDVLEQARPADPEHAVSSALRVAELKSASYTVARPLLIGAAIADAGRAVREALSAVGYHAGIAFQLRDDLLGVYGDPAVTGKPAGDDLREGKRTVLVARALALLGERRDELAAGFGRDDLTDGDVDRLRGLIVDSGADREVEDLIAQHSSAARAALDGAGLEPAGRAALEALIDAATRRAH, from the coding sequence GTGACTGCTGCACGCCCGACCCCGATCGATCTCGACGACGTGCGCGGCCGGGTCGATGCCGCGCTCGACGCGCAGCTCGCCGAGCGGGCCGCGCATCTCGCCGGCCTCGGCGACGACCTGTCCGCGGTGGGCTCGGCGCTCGTGGGATTCTGCCACGGGGGCAAGCGGCTGCGTCCGCTGTTCGCGTACTGCGGCTGGCGGGCCGCCGGCGGGTCCGGCGACGACACGGCGGTCGTTCGCGCGGCGGCGAGCCTCGAGCTCGTGCAGGCCGCGGCCCTCGTGCACGACGACATCATCGACGGCTCGGACTCCCGGCGCGGCAAGCCGAGCGTGCATCGCGCGTTCGAGGACGTCCACCGCGCGGGAGGCTACGCCGGCGAGCCGGCCCGGCACGGCATCGCGACGGCGATCCTGATCGGCGACCTGGCGCTGATCTGGGCCGACGCCGTCCTGCAGGACGCCGGGCTCGACGACGCCGCGCTGCTGCGCGCCCGCCGCGAGCTCGACCTCATGCGCATCGAGGTCATGTCGGGCCAGTATCTCGACGTCCTCGAGCAGGCGCGGCCTGCAGACCCCGAGCACGCCGTCTCGTCCGCGCTGCGGGTCGCCGAGCTCAAGTCGGCGTCCTACACCGTCGCCCGGCCGCTGCTGATCGGCGCGGCCATCGCGGACGCCGGTCGCGCCGTGCGCGAGGCGCTGAGCGCGGTCGGCTACCACGCCGGCATCGCGTTCCAGCTGCGCGACGACCTGCTCGGCGTGTACGGCGACCCGGCCGTCACCGGCAAGCCCGCCGGTGACGACCTGCGCGAGGGCAAGCGCACGGTGCTCGTCGCGCGCGCCCTGGCGCTGCTCGGCGAGCGCCGCGACGAGCTGGCCGCCGGGTTCGGTCGCGACGACCTCACGGACGGCGACGTCGATCGGCTGCGCGGGCTGATCGTCGACAGCGGCGCCGACCGCGAGGTCGAAGACCTCATCGCGCAGCACTCCTCGGCAGCCCGCGCCGCCCTCGACGGTGCCGGTCTTGAGCCGGCCGGCCGGGCGGCGCTCGAGGCGCTCATCGACGCGGCGACCCGCCGCGCCCACTGA
- a CDS encoding phytoene desaturase family protein, which translates to MRTPTHRPRHVVVVGAGLAGLSAAAHLRGRGAEVTVLEVAPRVGGLCHELTIDGVTHDAGPTVLTMPAIVDAPFRALGERLADRVRLTRLDPAYRATFSDGSVIEVRDTVERTAASVEQACGSAEGRRFLAFAEHCTRVYETVYEPFMHRSFDSPLGLVGRPLLELLRLGGFRSMQHQVDRLLHDKRTRRIASFQALYAGVPPSRARALYNVITYMDVVAGVYHPRGGMAAIPAALAAALGEHGVAVHTGTPARALTFAGGRVTGVRTDDDHVAADAVVLTCDPVAARALAGVRPMRRRLRRSPSCVVVRAHLPEGAAGMAAHHTIHFGTEWARTFREIVDEGRPMSDPSVLVSAPAVSDRSVAADGMQPVYILLPCPNDERVPWTGPTLDGIVDRGLRRLAERGLAVRPDQIREVVGPAEWARRGMPAGTPFSLAHTFAQTGPFRPRNLLPGVRGVALAGAGTVPGVGVPTVVVSGELAADRVLGAR; encoded by the coding sequence ATGCGCACCCCAACACACCGACCGCGGCACGTGGTCGTGGTCGGCGCGGGCCTCGCCGGCCTCAGCGCGGCGGCCCACCTGCGCGGCCGCGGCGCGGAGGTCACCGTTCTCGAGGTCGCGCCGCGGGTCGGCGGGCTGTGCCACGAGCTCACGATCGACGGCGTCACGCACGACGCCGGGCCGACCGTACTGACCATGCCGGCGATCGTCGACGCCCCGTTCCGCGCCCTGGGCGAACGGCTGGCCGACCGGGTGCGGCTGACCCGGCTGGACCCGGCCTACCGGGCGACGTTCTCCGACGGCAGCGTGATCGAGGTGCGCGACACGGTGGAGCGGACCGCCGCGTCGGTGGAGCAGGCCTGCGGCAGCGCCGAGGGCCGCCGCTTCCTGGCGTTCGCCGAGCACTGTACGAGGGTCTACGAGACCGTCTACGAGCCGTTCATGCACCGCAGCTTCGACTCGCCCCTCGGGCTGGTCGGCCGGCCGTTGCTGGAGCTGCTGCGGCTCGGCGGCTTCCGCTCGATGCAGCACCAGGTGGACCGGCTGCTGCACGACAAGCGCACGCGGCGGATCGCCAGCTTCCAGGCGTTGTACGCCGGCGTACCGCCGTCGCGGGCGCGCGCCCTCTACAACGTGATCACGTACATGGACGTCGTGGCCGGCGTCTACCACCCCCGTGGCGGCATGGCGGCGATCCCGGCCGCGCTGGCCGCCGCGCTGGGCGAGCACGGAGTCGCGGTGCACACCGGCACGCCGGCTCGCGCGCTCACGTTCGCCGGCGGCCGCGTCACCGGCGTGCGGACCGACGACGATCACGTCGCGGCGGACGCCGTGGTGCTCACCTGCGACCCGGTGGCCGCGCGCGCCCTGGCCGGCGTGCGGCCGATGCGTCGCCGGCTGCGCCGGTCGCCGTCATGCGTGGTCGTCCGCGCGCACCTCCCCGAGGGGGCCGCCGGCATGGCCGCGCACCACACCATCCACTTCGGCACCGAGTGGGCCCGGACGTTTCGGGAGATCGTCGACGAGGGCCGCCCCATGAGCGATCCCAGCGTGCTGGTGTCCGCACCCGCGGTGAGCGACCGCAGCGTCGCCGCCGACGGCATGCAGCCGGTGTACATCCTGCTGCCGTGCCCCAACGACGAGCGCGTGCCGTGGACCGGCCCGACGCTCGACGGCATCGTCGACCGCGGCCTGCGGCGGCTGGCCGAGCGCGGGCTCGCGGTGCGCCCGGACCAGATCCGGGAGGTCGTGGGGCCGGCCGAATGGGCGCGACGCGGGATGCCGGCCGGGACGCCGTTCTCGCTCGCGCACACCTTCGCGCAGACCGGCCCGTTCCGCCCGCGCAACCTGCTCCCGGGCGTGCGCGGCGTCGCGCTGGCCGGCGCGGGCACCGTGCCGGGGGTGGGGGTGCCCACCGTGGTGGTCTCCGGCGAGCTCGCCGCCGACCGAGTGCTGGGCGCGCGATGA
- a CDS encoding phytoene/squalene synthase family protein, translating into MSRSALDASYDRCHALLREHGRTYHLASRLLPREIRPAVWALYGFARYVDDLVDVELERAPDVAVVDEIERLLLDGLRRGRSDHPVLAATVDTVRRYAIEPRWLIDFLASMRRDLTPQHYPTWEALREYTWGSAAVIGLQMAQVIGVVGDAARARTAAAALGDAFQITNFTRDFDEDRRRGRIYLPGELFTAAGVDPATTDRAALAPVIRAACAHARGLYREAEPGIALLQARGRPCIRAAFTLYQGILDEIEASGYDVLGVRHRVSTRRRLRLAAPLLAGSVVARVRPGPAPHRQH; encoded by the coding sequence ATGAGCCGCTCGGCCCTGGACGCGTCGTACGACCGGTGCCACGCGCTGCTGCGCGAGCACGGCCGCACGTACCATCTCGCGTCGCGGCTGCTGCCGCGGGAGATCAGGCCGGCGGTGTGGGCGCTGTACGGCTTCGCGCGCTACGTCGACGACCTGGTGGACGTCGAGCTGGAGCGCGCCCCCGACGTCGCCGTGGTCGACGAGATCGAGCGGCTGCTGCTGGACGGCCTGCGGCGCGGCCGGAGCGATCATCCCGTGCTGGCGGCGACCGTCGACACCGTGCGCCGCTACGCGATCGAGCCGCGATGGCTGATCGACTTCCTCGCCTCGATGCGGCGCGACCTCACGCCGCAGCACTACCCCACCTGGGAGGCGTTGCGCGAGTACACGTGGGGCAGCGCGGCGGTGATCGGGCTGCAGATGGCGCAGGTGATCGGCGTCGTCGGCGATGCCGCCCGGGCCCGGACCGCGGCCGCGGCGCTGGGGGACGCGTTCCAGATCACGAACTTCACGCGCGACTTCGACGAGGACCGCCGCCGCGGCCGGATCTACCTGCCCGGCGAGCTGTTCACCGCCGCCGGCGTGGACCCGGCGACCACGGACCGGGCCGCCCTGGCGCCGGTGATCCGCGCCGCCTGCGCGCACGCGCGCGGGCTGTACCGCGAGGCCGAGCCAGGCATCGCGCTCCTGCAGGCCCGCGGGCGTCCGTGCATCCGCGCCGCCTTCACCCTCTACCAGGGCATCCTCGACGAGATCGAGGCCTCCGGCTACGACGTCCTCGGCGTGCGGCACCGGGTCAGCACGCGACGGCGGCTACGGCTCGCCGCCCCGCTCCTCGCCGGCAGCGTCGTCGCCCGGGTGCGCCCCGGCCCGGCTCCACACCGTCAGCACTGA
- a CDS encoding lycopene cyclase domain-containing protein, with protein sequence MLGYTLGAVVAVIAAVALDVAGTRQRLVTHGHFWVAYAVILFFQLVMNGVLTGIPIVTYDPDVHLGLRVANAPVEDIGFGFGLVLSVLTVWSRAGAHPGDDAAGEERGGEP encoded by the coding sequence ATGCTCGGCTACACCCTCGGCGCGGTGGTCGCCGTCATCGCGGCGGTCGCCCTCGACGTGGCCGGCACCCGGCAGCGGCTGGTCACCCACGGCCATTTCTGGGTCGCGTACGCCGTCATCCTCTTCTTCCAGCTGGTGATGAACGGCGTGCTGACCGGCATCCCCATCGTCACGTACGACCCCGACGTGCATCTCGGCCTGCGGGTGGCCAACGCGCCGGTCGAGGACATCGGGTTCGGGTTCGGCCTGGTGCTCTCAGTGCTGACGGTGTGGAGCCGGGCCGGGGCGCACCCGGGCGACGACGCTGCCGGCGAGGAGCGGGGCGGCGAGCCGTAG
- a CDS encoding lycopene cyclase domain-containing protein, with the protein MGHWSYLVVLLLTFAAAAWLEAWPGVRVLRDPRRLAIALLPGAAFLVWDVVVAARGWWSFSPELTLGPRLWGLPLEEVAFFVVVPVCAILGYEAVGATLRRRRGGR; encoded by the coding sequence ATGGGGCACTGGAGCTACCTGGTCGTCCTGCTGCTGACGTTCGCCGCGGCGGCGTGGCTGGAGGCGTGGCCGGGCGTGCGGGTGCTGCGCGACCCGCGCCGGCTGGCGATCGCCCTGCTGCCGGGCGCCGCGTTTCTGGTGTGGGACGTCGTGGTGGCCGCCCGCGGCTGGTGGTCCTTCAGCCCCGAGCTCACCCTCGGGCCGCGGCTGTGGGGCCTGCCGCTCGAGGAGGTCGCGTTCTTCGTCGTCGTCCCGGTCTGCGCGATCCTCGGCTACGAGGCGGTCGGGGCGACGCTCCGCCGCCGGCGCGGCGGCCGCTGA
- a CDS encoding Rv2175c family DNA-binding protein produces the protein MSTSQNSRSPVRWLTYGEAANQLGIDVPGVKQLVREGGLLAVSVDGQRRVPSALIEHGEISKYLRGVINLLRDGGYDDDEAVAWLLRHDESLGGTPAWALHHQLHREVSRRAQALAF, from the coding sequence GTGAGCACTTCGCAGAACTCCCGGTCCCCCGTCCGCTGGCTGACCTACGGCGAGGCCGCCAACCAGCTCGGGATCGACGTACCCGGCGTCAAGCAGCTCGTCCGGGAGGGCGGCCTGCTCGCGGTGAGCGTCGACGGCCAGCGCCGCGTGCCGTCCGCCCTCATCGAGCACGGCGAGATCTCGAAGTACCTGCGTGGCGTCATCAACCTCCTGCGCGACGGCGGGTACGACGACGACGAGGCGGTCGCGTGGCTGCTGCGGCACGACGAGTCGCTCGGCGGGACGCCCGCGTGGGCGCTGCACCACCAGCTGCACCGCGAGGTCTCGCGGCGCGCGCAGGCGCTCGCCTTCTAG